The window TTCTGTATCAAAAGAACACAGTTAACGTGAGCTTTGTaaattaatctgtttaaaattaaacagattaattttggggggggggggtgttttttacaacattacaaattcagtatttttgataaattcactataacaaacaaacactggttGATtcagaagtgtgtgtttgtacttcTACCAGGATAGGGGTAGAATTAGGACAGTTTTCTAGTTCAGTTTAATTAGGAAAACAGCtgaacctttgacctctctggGGGCTTGATGCTGTTATAGTCAGGTTTACGATTACTTGGTGGCTCCTTATTAATGAAGATGTTTGACACAAAGATGGGATTTTATAAACACTGACTCGTGTTGTGACGTGTCGTCGAGTTCTGTCAAGTCACTAATTGGGAAGCTTGACATTAGAATAAAAAGTTTGCCCGTCAGAATCCAAAAAACCTGTGCAAAATCCAGAAGCTGAGTCATGGTTTCCCCCGCTTCTTGTTCAGCGCTTGTCCTGATAGAAAGCCCAATAAACACTCAAACAGATGTGTCCCAACAGCTGTACAGCAACTGTCAGTCAGAATCCGTCACATCTGGGAAGTGGCCTCTGTCGGGCGTTTGACTCACAGGTTCGGGAACAAAGTGAGTGGGATGTTTGTGTACGGACACCTTATCAGAAGCTGAGCGGAGGACCTTGTTCAGATAAATATCCCACTGCGTCGAGCAGCTCATCACTCTCCAAAGAATCACAAAACCACAACTGGTGGACAAATCAACATGGCTCCATCACTTCTGGCTCCAGCAGGAATATTTCTCCTCCTGTTCTCCTTCTCGTCAGCTGTAAGTCTGCTCTCTTCTGCTGTTCAGTAAAGAAAGTTTGCTCTTGTGGATGAATCTAAGCTGACGCGTCtctcttgtgtgtgtgcagcaaaCCAGAGGAGACAGCATGGCAACGTGCAACATGAACGATGGCTTTGTAAGTTTATGTCCCAAACAGAGAGGattatatctgtttttatttgtaagccTAAATGCGAATCTCTTCACACgttttttgtctgcatttaGGGAAAGTATTGCCCCACCACATGTGGAGTTGCTGATTACTTGCTGAACTATTTACCAGGGGTGAATGAGGACTTGACGGCGATGCAAGAACAACTGGAGACGATTGCAAATTTGACTAACGGGGCAGAAGAAACGATTTCATACATGAAAGATTCGACGACTTCAGCTCAGAAATCTGCGCTGCCAGGTATCACGAGCCAGTCTGGTTCCTACTTCCTCTGAGCAGTGAGACAACTAAAGGCGTGTTATCTTCATCTACCAGCTCTTCACTCAGAATTTCttctgaagcctttttttatctattttatttagataaGAGTCATAAACATACAGACTTAACTTAACTAGTGCATCATTTcagtaacttttgtttttcagatccATATTATAAGAAGTCATCTAGCATGCTGGATGATGTCCTTCGATTTGAAAAGACCATCATTGCACAAGAGCAGCAAATACTGTAAGTTTTTCTTAGTGTTTCAGCTGCATCTTCAAGGGTTTCAGTGGAATAACATGATCTTTAGAACAAGTTTATTGTTACTTGGGTATTTCTGCGgcattttggtttttatttagaaaagaacttactcagaaacattttttctgaTAGGGTCATTTTATGGATTGTGTTcttatttgttcttgtttttcttttttgtctggtTGTAAAATGGTAtcaataaaaaagtagaaacaccaaaaactttTGAGACTTAAAATCAGGAgacaatcaaaacatttttgaaaagtgCTACACATTCCAGatttacatgtaaataaaaaactttaggaaattctttagcttttgtttttgaaaaaatgtgGTTTAATAAATTTCCTGAATTACAAATAGAGCTCAAGTATGCAACACCTTTTCTAGTttaatcaaatctttttttatctgtaaattcCTCAATAATCATAGATGGGCAGTATGATGACAaacataattaaaggcctagcattccttaaagaaatccATATCGCgtttcatgctggagttttaaactaagattctTATTATGTTGAGAATTGATGTTGAAGTTTTACCCGTTTCTGTCAAACCTTGAACCTGACATGAGGTTCACATGATTCCTTGAGATCtaacactcagaatatgtgttgtgaatgactctcagctactactatgtcaaattttagctcagtatttgtaaaagtgatggagttatagttatttttgtgtttgctaaggtcagttagctgtggcagccgtctctTGGTTGAGTCTAAAAGtttttcagttgtagatgaacagccagtgattaatttctgaaggtttcagtaaaatttgccctctggtttatgagatattttaccaacagaTGGACAAAAACGCACTCAGTGAATTACATGATCCATTACATGATACAGATAATAATGACATAAACAAagcaattacatttttctttttaaaaatccactaTATTAGTTTCCATTGCTTGAAATCACAGCAAACCAGTTGACTACCCACACATCTTTTACcctgtttggatttattttcttttattggatTTGTCACTGTGTTTTTCCAGCGAACTTCAGGAGTTAATCTCGTCCAACGAGAGGAGAATGGCAGACTTGAAGACGCATGCattccagctgcagcagaaatgcAGTCAGCCCTGCAGGGACACGGTGGAGACCCAAAGTATCACAGGgacaggtaaaaacaaacaaaaggaaaacagaagctgatACTCTGTGACCGTCCTGTTTCACCATACGTTACTCAATCTGGTCTGAACTGAACGTTTGCCCCACATCAGTGTTTAGTTAAAGACTAAAATCAATAGGGTGCATGAAAGCAGAGTacacatgtttattttaaactaaacctGGTGTACAACAAGTTGAGACACTGTGTGCAgtgtaaatacaaacaaaaggcAATAATTTACAAATCCCAAAACCCCATATTTTAGTTGGAATGGAACATAGTACACATATTGagtgtttaaagtaaaaaattgtACCCTTTTGGGGGAGACAGTTGAGACAGAgtcaacaaaaagctgtaaaagtaaatagtacaaataagaaaccaattaattaggttaactgtgagcaggtcagtaagaggactgggtataaaaagagcattttaaagcAGCTGGATCTCTCAGAAGCAAAGATGGGCAGGAGTTCACCAGTCTGcagaaaactgtgtttaaaaatagtggaaTTTCAGAATCATGTTCCTCAAAGTAAAATTGTGACGACTTTAAATATCCCTTCATCTACAGTTGTTAATATCATCAAATAATTTTAGGACaaagctgaaagtcagtattggatgtctgtgatgTGGGCATCCAGCATAAATTCATGAGATTTACATCATTACTTACTATGTAATTGATCAGAGGCtaaatataaattgtttttgtttcgattatttttttttccttatcagACTGCCAGGATATTGCGAACAAAGGTGCCACTACAAGCGGTCTTTACTACGTGAAGCCAGCAAAAGCACCACAGCAGTTCTTGGTCTATTGTGAGATTGACGACACTGGACGTGGCTTCACTGTGATACAAAGGGTTtgcatcatcgtcatcatcatcatcattatcattcCTGCACATTTTCTTACAGATATAGACAAGGTGTGCTTCGTCAGTCTAAACCAGGAGattctaaaactgaaaaatatgcCTTTTCATGTCCACAGAGACGTGACGGCAGCGTGGACTTCTCCAAGGACTGGATCCAGTACAAGGAGGGCTTCGGTTACCTCTCCCCGGATGACACTACAGAATTCTGGCTCGGCAACGAGAAGATCCACCTGCTGACGGCCACCACGACCCTCCCCACCGTGCTGAGGGTCGAGCTCGTTGACTGGGAGGGgaacaaaaagtacaaacacacacccacacatttaaaaaaaaaagaaagattacgTAAGGACACAGCAAAGAGACATGACCACAGAGCAAACATGGCCACGTCAATGATTTGATGACCTTTAATAGAGGAAAATGAAGGAGAAAGCAGAGTTGTTATGGAACTGaagtctttctcttttctttgcttttcccCAGGTTTGCTGACTACAATATGTTCAGAATCGGGTCAGAGGCCGACAAGTACCGCCTCACCTACGGTTTCTACCTTAATGGTAATGCGGGCGATGCTTTCGACGGCTTTGACTTTGGAGACGACCCCAGTGACAAGTTCTACACGTCCCACAACGGCATGCAGTTCAGCACATTTGACAGTGACAATGACCGGTATGACGGCAACTGCGCTCAGCAGGACGGCTCGGGCTGGTGGATGAACAGATGTCACGCTGCACACTTGAACGGACAATACTACCAGGGTAAGACCCTCTGGAAAAGAGTGTCTGAACCATCCCTTTAGGACAGATCTTATCAAGTAGGGTTCTGCTGAAAGCTATCTTACCTGGCGTAGACAGCTCTTTAACCAACCTCAGATTAGAGACATAGAGTTTAACCCAGACTGACTGGGTAACAGATAGTCTGAGCTGAACCAAGGCCcaagcagaaacatttcaggAAGCGCCACAGGATGCATCAgaactgctacagctagccgTTGCTGCTTCTAactgcacttgcaaataaccttAAGAATCTCCGTAAACAACagtgcaatgcaaaactgacagcaaagtcaaagttattaaaacatttgcataaaccACCTATAAAGATTTTGAGATTAAGGCTGTCTCAAGACAGCAGCAAGGCATCCTGGTCTCACTCTGACTAGCTGATAGCTCATtagttcagtcagaattaaccTCTATttctcaaactgaggttgttcaaacagcgattacaacaggtaagataataattgtacataatctttccacagaaccccacttcattAGATCAGAACTATCTTTTTAAAATccgtattttatttttttttttgcataaatggAGCAGCTTAATGTGCAAAccctgtggggttttttttattatttgtctaaATTACTACAGTCGTGTCAGGTCTGAACTAGCTGTGTCGTGTTTATCCAGGTGGCAGATACACAGAAAAGGATGCGGGGGAGGCCGGCTTCGACAACGGCATCATTTGGGTGACATGGCACAACCGCTGGTACTCGCTGAAAGAGACGACGATGAAGCTCATTCCCCTCAGCCGCCTCAATGCCCAAGGTGGCCAGCAGGCTGGGGTGAAACAGTTTGGTGGACTTTGAGATATTCAGAGAGGAGAAATGCTTACGGTCTGCTTCTGGTCATCGCccttaaatcaaatcaaaataaacagtCTCCGTTAATCATGgggtgtttgcatgttttggtGATCTGACCCAACAGGCAGAGGAATTCTGACATTCAATTTTTTCCACCTCTCTACCATTCCTTTAAGCActcaataaatgtattttacttcCTGAGTGTGCTGGTCATTGCTTTTTGGGGGGTCTACAATCATAACTAATAAATGCATATCTGGATAGTTTTTCAGAAATGTACACCATTGACTAAATGTATGAAGTAAACGCaataaagtttaacattttctcCACTGAATTGCTTTTGTCTTAGGATTAAATGGACACAAAGCTCATCATTAGGGTGTCTATTCCCAGATAAGCACATGTTGggaaaatttaattatttgtgcTTAAAATTCAAATGAGACCTCTGATGTTCACAGAGGGAAATTTTTACTCTGACAGATACCAAAGCTGCTTTTAGAGCTCTTCAAGGGCCACACTTCACATCCTCTCTGGTTTGGGAGTGTCCTGAAGCAGTCAATCAAGTGGGGCAAGATAACAGTGCTACTGCTAAATGGGTACCAGGACATACTGGTATTAATGGTAATAAATTGCTACCTTGCAAAAGCTGGCAGCCAGGTCCACTTTGAAGGACCAGAGCCTGTTGTAGGTATTTCAACAGCCTTTAGACCTGGATTAGACGTCAACACTCAAACGGCTGCAGGGAGCTGATGGACTGCAGACAGGCACAGGAACTGATTAAAGGCCCAAACCTCAGGTTCAGGAAAGCTCTCGTTGCCCTGACAAGGAAAACTATTAATACACTGGTTGGACTTCTAACTGGGCATGACCTGCTCAACCGCCACAAAATGGTGATGGGACCCCATGACAATGATTTGTGTGATGCCTGTGGCATTGAATTAAGGAGCTCTTTGCACTATTTAGGATTTTGTTTGGCTCTGAGCAGCTAGAGAGAAATAATTCTGGAGGAACCCTATATGAATCCCGAGAAGCTTGGAACGCTAAGTGTTTCAGACCTCATGTCCTTCATCAAAGGGACACGAAGTGTCAGGAGGTAaaggttcgtcctgtaaccagagggttgccggtttgagcccccgctccgtcagtctcagccgttgtgtccttgggcaagacacttcagctgctcttcctactggtggtggtcagagggctcggtggcgccggtgtgatggcagtctgacttctgtcagcccgcctcagggcagctgtggctacaatgtagcttaccgccatcagtgtatgaatgtgtgaatgaatgggtgaatgattgtagtgtgaagcactttgggatCCTTGGACCAaataaagcactatacaagtgcaagccatttaccatttgccATATTTTGGGGAGAGCAATAGGCCCACCTATGAGGGCCCCTGTTCACATGGGTTCTTTACTCATCTCATCTTATCAATATCAATACCAAATGCATATTCAAATCTCAGGTTTGTGCTCAATAGCTCATCCTAGATTAAGTccattcaaattattttatgctTCACTTTTCACCACTGTGTGCCTGATTTCTCAAGGAGCTTTTTCAGACATTATGTTGTAAGAATTTACAGAACACCacgaacaaaaaacaaagaacattttgtgCCACAAATTACAACATTTATTTGCTCTGAGTTTTGATCTAGAAGTATTTGTTCCAATACATCACACACTCCCCTCAGAAACCTCCTGTGGAGTCCAAACTCCACCTGATGTTGAACAGATTTCTGTGCCAAATTTGATAAAAAAGACTTGCATAGAACTAGGAGATTCATTTATACAGCCAGTGACTCTcctgactttaaaacaaaaacgtgtTGCTAACACTGTTCTCACCATATTTGCagttatatataatttaaaaatcagttaGTTCATTTAAATGACCAAATATCAGGATTGTTTGCTTATTCAGTAAATTCCACCACACAGTAAAACTACACACTGCTTCAACAAAGTTCATTATAGAGCTCGGTGCAAATTAAAATGCTATAGGttataacattaaaaataatgtttgtttttttcttattatattAATGAGTACAATAGAGCGCAGAAAATTACAATGTAAAAAAGTGACGCTGTCTCCTCCTGACCGACAGGTGGCGCTGATGAGTTTCTGacgtcttttttattttttacatccgGGTCATCTGTGTCGTCTGGGTTTTAGCGGTGGTTGTATTTGTACGTCTTTTGATCGCTTCCAAGTTGTAGTCATTGAAAGAATAGtctatttcttttacttttgattACTATCAGTAATTTATTCCCCACAATGACGGAGGTAAGactttgtttagattttattattgAATTTTGTTTGACTTTACTCGCGCTAAGAGGATGCGAAACACTGTAGGGGCCTGACTATTTACCGGATAGCTAACacgtttattgtttttctgtttgtacactttaaaaaagtaGGGGTATTTTGTGAAGACTGTTTGGTTCGCTATATTAAAGGACAATTATCACCTCTTACAGGATGTCCAGAAGCACTCGGTCCACACGCTGGTCTTCAGGTCTCTCAAAAGGACCCACGACATGTTTGTGTCCGACCATGCTAAGGGCGTCTCTCAGGATGAAGAAAGGTAAATCAGGCAGACCCCAATCTGCATCTCCTGCCTGGGTGTTAAtatattctttaaaatatttacacatatgGCTAACTGACGTATGGGCAAGCTGtagtttttatgactttaatatGAGTTCAGAAAGGAAAGCTAGTAAAAGTTATTAGAGTGATAAAAGCTTCCATTTTAAGTAGAGGTTGTCTGAATCTTATAAAAAATAGAACCAGCCCAGGTTATATCCAGTTCCACCTTGTcaaataaaagtttctaaatATGACTGCAAACCACAGTCAGGATAGTTATCATGATAACACATTTAAAGCTGAAGATTAATTgtcaaacaaatatttctccTTAAGGATTTATTAGTTTTGACTTTTATTATGATACAACTTTTACTTAAGATTAGTGGTTCTGACACAATATTTAgcttttgaaatgttaaatttattttattgctgcaggtattttttaatgataaatataatattatatattagGAGACATCTAAACTATGTTAATCatctattttaataaaaaatcaactaaaCTTAAGTTAATCTTTCGTAACATTAGTATTATGCTAAAAAGTAACATATAGATGTTCAAAATaatggattattattattgatgcAGTAAAGCCaaattttcctcattttctctTCTGATATCACTATCATCTGTGTGAGGATCAAGGCCAGTGTGAGTCCGTTGGGTTGACCAAATGCATTATTAACATGCAGAACGTGAAAGCATGGTACCTGAAATATAATGGCCCATCATTCATGCAATGGTGACATCCTCAGCTTGTAACATAATCTTTTGTTGGATACAAACCCTTTATTCTCTTCTGTGTCTGCAGCCATAAACTGAAGATGGGTGTAAAACTAAAGGTAGAGTACGGTCCAGTTTTACACATTCCCATTTTGAAAGAGGGGAAAGATCGAGTCTCACATTTTCCTGACGGCCAGCAAAGCTACACACATCCAGGTAAGCAGGAAACTGACGTGTGTAACCCTGAGTTGGTTAACACTCAACCAGTAGAGCCATGATGAAAGgaagagaacatttttttatgtggtggtctttttttatcaatgtttgtgctaaaaattctttattttccattttggacaattttattttaggtgATGACCCTGAATACCTGATTACAGGGACACATGCTTATCCCTCTGGACCTGGTAGGTACTATTTCTTTTTCCAAGACTAAAATGTTTCGTCTGTCACAGTAAGCCGAGTTGCCATTGCTTCGGAGCTAATAGCAGCAACTTTCACTCAACAGGACTGGCACTGACAGCCGACACAAAGATGCACAGGAATCCCAGCGAGGCAGGCGTGCACTCCATGGCGCTGGCTTTACCACCGTCGCAAGCAAGGTGAACTTTTCTGGGAATACTGAATCTTTGGCAAGAATTTGAGATAAAAGCCTACGTTGAAGAGAACTGGATTCGCTTATTCAGAGATGTCTTCTCTGTCGTTCGCCTCCAGGCAGGACGCCAGCCGCACTGCAGCCAGCGTTGCAGAGATCCATCGACACgctggaggagcagaaagaGTTCACCCTCAGTCCACTGCAGTGGTAGGTCACAGTGTATGCCCACAGTCACCCGATGGCAtcgtttatttgtttttctggaaGAAGTGTGCAGCTGATAAACAAAagggttgtttgtttcttttaaagtgggggttGTGTGAAATACGTATGAGCGGTTAGTATCTTATCTGCAGTAGACAACAGTCGGAGAGCACTCTGTTTATTTGTAACATGCAGACTAGAGACGGGGCAGTTACTGACTTCCAGTGGTTGTAAACACCTGACCTGCTGATTGGGATTTCAGcccatttttttgtataaactATAACTAACAGaatacagaaaatatatatttagatttCTGGTTGATTTCTTTTACAATCTTAGCCTGTAAAGCTGTCTGAAACAAGTGAAGCAGAGTGAAAATACACAGTAAAGCTAAAGATTATGATGTGTATTTCTGTACTGATGCAGCTGTTCAGTTACCAGTTTAACTTTGTTCGTTTAACCACGTATTTATGGAAGAGCTGTAAAtctttttgacatttcagttgttccagaagacaaaaacatt of the Kryptolebias marmoratus isolate JLee-2015 linkage group LG3, ASM164957v2, whole genome shotgun sequence genome contains:
- the fgg gene encoding fibrinogen gamma chain translates to MAPSLLAPAGIFLLLFSFSSAQTRGDSMATCNMNDGFGKYCPTTCGVADYLLNYLPGVNEDLTAMQEQLETIANLTNGAEETISYMKDSTTSAQKSALPDPYYKKSSSMLDDVLRFEKTIIAQEQQILELQELISSNERRMADLKTHAFQLQQKCSQPCRDTVETQSITGTDCQDIANKGATTSGLYYVKPAKAPQQFLVYCEIDDTGRGFTVIQRRRDGSVDFSKDWIQYKEGFGYLSPDDTTEFWLGNEKIHLLTATTTLPTVLRVELVDWEGNKKFADYNMFRIGSEADKYRLTYGFYLNGNAGDAFDGFDFGDDPSDKFYTSHNGMQFSTFDSDNDRYDGNCAQQDGSGWWMNRCHAAHLNGQYYQGGRYTEKDAGEAGFDNGIIWVTWHNRWYSLKETTMKLIPLSRLNAQGGQQAGVKQFGGL